Genomic DNA from uncultured Acetobacterium sp.:
TTCTGTGTACGTACAATGGATTATGTACTTATCAGTAAAACCTTTAGATACCTGCAAATCTTCTGCTCACCTCTTGTATATCGACAAAAGAGCGTAATTAATTAGCGCTATCACCCATTTGATCAGGATTCAATTAATAGCAAAACTATTATCTTAATCTTAAGTATACACTGTTTGAAGCCACTTTTTCAAGAAATTATTTCATAATAATAAAGTTAAAAGCCGATATGACAATCGTCATATCGGCTTTTTCTGCACTGCTTAACCGTGCAGAATTAATTATCGTTTATTATTGTAATAACTGAAGGACGCCCTGTGGTTGTTGATTAGCCTGTGCAAGCATTGCCTGAGCAGCTTGAGAAAGAATGTTGTTTTTGGTGAAATCCATCATTTCTTTTGCCATGTCAACGTCACGGATTCGTGATTCAGCTGAGGTCATGTTTTCAGAAGATGTTCCCAAGTTATTAATGGTGTGTTCCAAACGGTTTTGAACAGCCCCTAATTTAGAACGTTCTGCTGAAACTTTCTGAGTGGCACTATCAATAACAGTAATCGCCACATTAGCCTGACCCTGATTACCAACCTGTAAACCTTTAGTACCAAGTGCTGCAGTGCTCATATTTTCAATTGAAACCTGCATATTCTGACTGGTATTGGCACCGATCTGTAAGGTTGCCTGACCATCTGCCCGCACATTGGCGGCCTGGGTTGTCTCAGTGAAGCTTGACAAAGTATTGGTTGCAGCTGCTCTTGTTACACCAGCTGAGTCTTTAACCGAGAAGGTCAAGCCATTGATAGCGCCGGCAAACCCGGTTGTTCCTGCGGTATATTTAACACCATTTACACCACTGTATGCAGCTGCTCCATCAGTAATTGCAGCGTCGATGGAGGCCATACTAGATGCACCAGACACAGTGACAGAACCAGTAACGGTCGCGCCATCTTTAACCCATGAAATTGAGATGACATCACCTACTTGTATGCCTAAGTTGTTGCCAGCTTTATCTGTAATAGCTGTCAATAAATCCGCTGCTGCTGTACCACTACCAACAGCTGTGTTTGAATTGACATTTGCTACGGCGGTCCCAACCCCTGCACCCATTGAACCATCTAACAGGTTCTTGGTATTGAACTGGGTTGTCTCGGAAATACGATCGATTTCGTCATTTAACTGGTTTACTTCTTTTTGGATTTCTGCACGATCACCATCGGTATTGGTATCATTAGCTGACTGAACGGCCAGCTCTCTCATTCTCTGTAAAATTGAGTGTGTTTCGTTTAACGCACCCTCTGCGGTTTTTATTAATGAAATACCGTCACTGGAGTTAGCGGATGCCTGATCCAGGCCGCGGATCTGTCCACGCATTTTTTCGGAAATTGCCAACCCGGCTGCATCATCTCCAGCTCGGTTAATTTTTAAACCAGAAGACAGTTTTTCTAATGACTTAGCGGTAGTTGCCTGATTTGATGCTAATTTGTTATAGGTATTAAGTGCTGCGATATTATGATTGATTCTCATTTTGGGTTCCTCCATTTTTTTATTGGCCGATAACCCTCGACCTGGGGAATTGTTGAGGCTTTCCTTCGTACGCAAGGTCTACCAAATGTTAAGCTTCATTTGCTCTTGTTATTAATATCGACCATGTTTTGGGATACTTTAGAAAAATTTGTTTTTATTTTCTTTTACTTTCCAATCCTTTTTCGGTAAAAAAACCGCTAGTTTCTTAGCGGTTTTTTGTTAGTTTTATGATATTTACACAAATTTAATTTTCTACTTATGATTATTGTAATAACTGAAGGACGCCCTGTGGTTGTTGATTAGCCTGTGCAAGCATTGCCTGAGCAGCTTGAGAAAGAATGTTGTTTTTGGTGAAATCCATCATTTCTTTTGCCATGTCAACGTCACGGATTCGTGATTCAGCTGAGGTCATGTTTTCAGAAGATGTTCCCAAGTTATTAATGGTGTGTTCCAAACGGTTTTGAACAGCCCCTAATTTAGAACGTTCTGCTGAAACTTTCTGAGTTGCACTATCAATAACAGTAATCGCCACATTAGCCTGACCCTGATTACCAACCTGTAAGCCTTTAGTACCAAGTGCTGCAGTGCTCATATTTTCAATGGAAACCTGCATATTCTGACTGGTATTGGCACCGATCTGTAAGGTTGCCTGACCATCTGCCCGCACATTAGCTGCCTGGGTTGTTTCAGTGAAGCTTGATAAAGCATTGGTTGCACTTGCTCTTGTTACACCAGCTGAGTCTTTAACCGAGAAGGTCAAACCATTGATAGCGCCGGCAAACCCGGCTGTTCCGGCAGTAAATTTAACACCATTTACACCACTGTATGCAGCTGCTCCATCGGTAATTGCAGTATCGATATCAGCCATTGTTGATCCAGATGCTACAGTGACAGAACCTGTAACGGTTGCGCCATCTTTAACCCATGATATTGAAATGACATCACCAGATTGAATACCTAAGCTGTTACCAGCTTTATCAGTAAGACTTTGTAATGCTGTTGTTGCAAGTGTACCACTACCAATAGCAGTGTTCGTATTAACATTGGCGGCACTGGTGGCAACCCCTGCACCCATTGAACCATCTAACAAGTTCTTGGTATTGAACTGGGTTGTCTCGGAAATACGATCGATTTCGTCATTTAACTGGTTTACTTCTTTTTGGATTTCTGCACGATCACCATCGGTATTGGTATCATTAGCTGACTGAACGGCCAGCTCTCTCATTCTCTGTAAAATTGAGTGTGTTTCGTTTAACGCACCCTCTGCGGTTTTTATTAATGAAATACCGTCACTGGAGTTAGCGGATGCCTGATCCAGGCCGCGGATCTGTCCACGCATTTTTTCGGAAATTGCCAACCCGGCTGCATCATCTCCAGCTCGATTGATTTTTAAACCAGAGGACAGTTTTTCTAATGACTTAGCTGTAGTTGCCTGATTTGCCGATAATTTGTTATAGGTGTTAAGTGCTGCGATATTATGATTGATTCTCATTTTAGGTTCCTCCATTTTTTATTGGCCGATAACCCTCGGCCTGGGAAATTGTTGAGGCTTTCCTTCGTACGCAAGGTCTACCAAATGTTAAGCTTAATTCGCTCTTGTTATTAATATCGACCATGTTTTGGGATACTTTAGAAAAATCTACTCTTTCTTTTTTATATCTTTTAACATTTACCCAGCCTGACTAATACTCTTTTCAAATTCTGCTTAACATTAGAATAACTTCTAGTATCTTTTCTGATACTATTATCGGCCATATTATTATACACTTTAGTTTTTTTGAAATCATTATATTAATTTTTTACCGGCAAGCTTATCAATCTGCATAAAAAAATCTTTAAACTACTTGATCGAAATCAAATACTCTAAAGATTTTTAGGAATTTAACTTTAAACGTTTCATTATGCTTTTTGATCCAGCATAAAACCTTCTAGCATTGCTGGAGCTGCTTCAAAACCAATAAGAGGTTTATAATTAGGATCTGCGCTCTTGGGAACATAAATGGGACCCCCAACGTACTTAATGATAACTTTTGGTTGCTGGGTCACTTCCAATTCCAAATCTGGCGGGTAAAATTGCGTATCCAAATTGTTTGCTGTCGGCATTCCACTGGGTAGTCCACCCATGTTGAAGCTGATTTCCATGTCAGCCAGCTCATAATTCTCCCCTTTATCGTTAAT
This window encodes:
- a CDS encoding flagellin, with protein sequence MRINHNIAALNTYNKLASNQATTAKSLEKLSSGLKINRAGDDAAGLAISEKMRGQIRGLDQASANSSDGISLIKTAEGALNETHSILQRMRELAVQSANDTNTDGDRAEIQKEVNQLNDEIDRISETTQFNTKNLLDGSMGAGVGTAVANVNSNTAVGSGTAAADLLTAITDKAGNNLGIQVGDVISISWVKDGATVTGSVTVSGASSMASIDAAITDGAAAYSGVNGVKYTAGTTGFAGAINGLTFSVKDSAGVTRAAATNTLSSFTETTQAANVRADGQATLQIGANTSQNMQVSIENMSTAALGTKGLQVGNQGQANVAITVIDSATQKVSAERSKLGAVQNRLEHTINNLGTSSENMTSAESRIRDVDMAKEMMDFTKNNILSQAAQAMLAQANQQPQGVLQLLQ
- a CDS encoding flagellin encodes the protein MRINHNIAALNTYNKLSANQATTAKSLEKLSSGLKINRAGDDAAGLAISEKMRGQIRGLDQASANSSDGISLIKTAEGALNETHSILQRMRELAVQSANDTNTDGDRAEIQKEVNQLNDEIDRISETTQFNTKNLLDGSMGAGVATSAANVNTNTAIGSGTLATTALQSLTDKAGNSLGIQSGDVISISWVKDGATVTGSVTVASGSTMADIDTAITDGAAAYSGVNGVKFTAGTAGFAGAINGLTFSVKDSAGVTRASATNALSSFTETTQAANVRADGQATLQIGANTSQNMQVSIENMSTAALGTKGLQVGNQGQANVAITVIDSATQKVSAERSKLGAVQNRLEHTINNLGTSSENMTSAESRIRDVDMAKEMMDFTKNNILSQAAQAMLAQANQQPQGVLQLLQ